One genomic window of bacterium includes the following:
- a CDS encoding alginate lyase family protein, translating to MSENKLEWLYNRLKLMSFGEIMHRILNILKSFSEKIQIKQKEKQIKLFRKFNNYYFDDLSHIIDYYSSNEDLMKKLFKNAEKTLDHKISFFSLKDINLGQKINWHKDYSSDKVYPLKFYSDIDYRDSEAGNVKYVWELNRFQHLFPLSQAYILGGDEKYADEIINQINNWINDNPYMRGINWTSSLEHSLRLISWSWGLFSLDKKNYQISESVKEKISTSIFQQTEFIYNNLSSYSSANDHLIGEAMGLAFIGTFFDYEKDSDKWQKKGIRILFEELEKQVFEDGLDKEQAFGYHCFVLNMFLTTFIFLEKNNVTIPDKYWQKLEKMADCIMNFSDSSFNLPNFGDADDSFILKLDNSFDNELPVKTAARFLLNTSSIIFNRPDFKYLTKNIIDEKTLWILDKKKINEYFNSSVTMPLRQSLYLEQSGYVLLKDKNTDAFMDVGVLGYLSIAAHAHSDALSFCLNYKNKEFLIDAGTFAYHTEQKQRNYFRGTSAHNTIEIDGQNQSQIGGNFMWLTKAETSVDKIIINEEFDYVRAYHNGYIQQSINVTHKREILFMKDKFILIIDRLKNYDKKSHKYSLHWHTGENCSTSLFPEFNLCKISNQEETVYLKTFSEVLLNKKIIKGSENPVMGWVSKKFDSKILSESIETNFESSSSTIINSLIYFDDKLEFDYSEQKLKIYDNAKIYDYDISKEIF from the coding sequence ATGAGTGAAAATAAACTTGAGTGGCTTTATAACCGTTTAAAATTAATGAGTTTTGGCGAGATAATGCACAGAATTTTAAATATTTTAAAATCATTCAGTGAGAAAATTCAAATAAAACAAAAAGAAAAACAAATAAAACTTTTCAGAAAATTCAATAATTATTATTTTGATGACTTAAGTCATATAATTGATTATTATTCTTCGAATGAAGATTTAATGAAAAAACTTTTTAAAAATGCCGAAAAAACTTTAGACCATAAAATTTCTTTTTTTTCATTAAAAGATATAAATTTAGGGCAAAAAATTAACTGGCATAAAGATTATTCTTCCGATAAAGTTTATCCGTTAAAATTTTATTCTGATATTGATTATAGGGATTCTGAAGCCGGAAATGTTAAGTATGTATGGGAATTAAACAGGTTTCAGCATTTGTTTCCTCTGTCTCAGGCTTATATTTTGGGCGGAGATGAGAAATATGCCGATGAAATAATAAATCAAATAAATAACTGGATTAATGATAATCCGTATATGAGAGGAATTAACTGGACAAGTTCTCTTGAACATTCATTGCGATTAATTTCCTGGTCCTGGGGATTATTTTCACTGGATAAAAAAAATTATCAAATCAGTGAAAGTGTTAAAGAAAAAATCAGCACAAGTATTTTTCAGCAAACAGAATTTATTTATAACAACCTGTCCTCTTATTCTTCCGCGAATGACCACTTAATAGGAGAAGCAATGGGACTGGCTTTTATCGGAACTTTTTTTGATTATGAAAAGGATTCCGATAAGTGGCAAAAAAAAGGTATCAGAATACTGTTTGAAGAACTGGAAAAACAGGTTTTTGAAGACGGACTTGATAAAGAACAGGCATTCGGATACCATTGCTTCGTTTTAAACATGTTTTTGACAACATTTATATTCTTAGAAAAAAATAATGTAACTATACCTGATAAATATTGGCAGAAATTGGAGAAAATGGCTGATTGTATTATGAATTTTTCAGACAGCAGCTTTAATTTGCCGAATTTTGGAGATGCAGATGACAGTTTTATTTTAAAACTTGATAATTCTTTTGATAATGAACTGCCTGTTAAGACAGCTGCAAGATTTTTATTGAATACTTCATCAATAATATTTAACAGACCTGATTTTAAGTATTTAACGAAAAATATTATTGATGAAAAAACCTTATGGATTTTGGATAAAAAAAAGATAAATGAATATTTTAATTCATCGGTAACTATGCCTTTAAGACAGTCTTTGTATTTAGAACAAAGCGGTTATGTTCTTTTAAAAGATAAAAATACTGATGCTTTTATGGATGTGGGAGTGCTTGGTTACTTGTCTATTGCTGCACATGCCCATTCAGATGCTTTGTCCTTTTGTTTAAATTATAAAAACAAGGAATTTTTGATTGATGCCGGCACTTTTGCATATCACACCGAACAGAAGCAGAGAAATTATTTCAGGGGAACGAGCGCACATAATACAATAGAAATTGACGGACAAAATCAATCGCAAATCGGCGGCAATTTTATGTGGCTCACAAAAGCAGAAACAAGTGTTGATAAAATAATTATTAATGAAGAATTTGACTATGTAAGGGCATATCATAACGGTTATATTCAACAAAGCATTAATGTTACCCACAAACGCGAGATTCTGTTTATGAAAGATAAATTTATTCTTATTATAGACAGGTTAAAAAATTATGATAAAAAATCGCATAAATACAGCCTCCACTGGCATACAGGAGAAAATTGCTCAACTTCCTTATTTCCTGAATTTAATTTGTGCAAAATAAGTAATCAGGAAGAAACTGTTTATTTGAAAACTTTTAGTGAGGTTTTATTAAATAAAAAAATAATTAAAGGCAGTGAAAATCCTGTTATGGGTTGGGTTTCAAAAAAATTCGATTCAAAGATTCTGTCAGAAAGCATCGAAACTAATTTTGAATCTTCTTCTTCAACGATAATTAACAGTTTAATTTACTTTGATGATAAATTAGAATTTGATTATAGTGAGCAAAAATTAAAAATATATGATAATGCCAAAATTTATGATTATGACATTTCAAAAGAAATATTTTAG